One Oryza brachyantha chromosome 3, ObraRS2, whole genome shotgun sequence DNA segment encodes these proteins:
- the LOC121053943 gene encoding phylloplanin-like: SLLLVLAVAATAAAVGIAPHGAEAAAGRPAVTGLVTGVVPCSAGSSINVASVPAFPNAGVQMMCGSRVVGGATADGTGAFTINMGTLNTTMLMAMAGNQCKVVVTTPLAACDASLAGVAGTLTAPVQLLGGSSGAGGLGGLGSIIALVAQILSGLLGEILNIVPLPFSLV; encoded by the exons agccttctcctcgtcctcgccgtggcggccactgccgccgccgtcggcatCGCGCCgcacggcgcggaggcggcagcgggcaGGCCTGCTGTGACGGGCCTCGTCACCGGCGTAGTGCCGTGCAGCGCCGGGAGCTCCATCAACGTCGCGTCGGTCCCGGCGTTCCCCA ACGCCGGCGTGCAGATGATGTGCGGGAGCAGGGTGgtgggcggcgcgacggcggacgGCACCGGGGCGTTCACCATCAACATGGGCACGCTCAACACGACGATGCTCATGGCCATGGCCGGGAACCAGTGCAAGGTGGTGGTGACCACCCCGCTGGCCGCGTGCGACGCGTCCCTGGCCGGCGTCGCCGGGACGCTGACGGCGCCGGTGCAGCTCCTCGGTGGCAGCAGTGGCGCCGGCGGGCTCGGAGGCCTCGGCAGCATCATCGCCCTCGTCGCCCAGATCCTCAGCGGCCTCCTCGGCGAGATCCTCAACATCGTCCCCCTGCCGTTCTCGCTCGTCTAG